AACTTTTAATTCTTAAGAAAGATATTAAGACTAAGGTTAAGACTAAACTTGATAAGGGACAAAGAGAATATTTTTTAAATGAGCAAATTAAAGAGATTCAAAAGAGGTTGGGTAGGGATGAGGCTGATTATCTTGAAAGATTGAGCTTTAAGAATATTCCCGAAGCTATTAAATCTAGAATTGAAAAGGAAATATCTAGGTTGACTCATATGAATACAAATTCACCAGATGCTAATATTGTGAGGAATTATGTTGAATTGTTGCTTGACTTACCTTGGAATGAAAATACTGTGATGAATAATTCTTTAAGAGATATTGAACTTGTTTTAAGGAATTCTCATTATGGTATGAATGAAGCTAAAGAAAAAATAATAAATTTTTTAGCTGTTTATTATATTAATTCTAAAGTTCAAGCTCCTATTTTGTGTTTAGTGGGTCCACCCGGTACTGGTAAAACTTCTGTTGCTTTATCTATTGCTAAGTCTCTTTCTAGGGAGTTTGCAAAAATTTCTCTTGGTGGATTGAGAGATGAAACAGAGATAAGAGGGCATCGGAGATCTTATGTTGGAGCTCTTCCAGGAGTTTTTATTAATGCTATTAAAGTGGCAGGAAAATCTAATCCTGTAATTCTTCTTGATGAAATAGATAAAATTAACAGCACTTATAAGGGAAATCCGGAAGCAGCACTTTTAGAAGTTTTAGATGCTGAGCAAAACACCAGATTTGTTGATCATTATTTAGAAATCCCTTATGATCTTTCTAATGTGTTATTTGTAGCAACAGCTAATTCTTTGCATGAGATTTCTAAACCCCTTCTTGACAGGATGGAGATCATTAAAGTAGAGGGGTATTCTTTTATTGAAAAATTAGAAATTGCAAAAAATTTTTTAATACCAAATATAATTAAAGAGAGTTTTTTAAATAAAGTTTATGTAAAAATAGAAGACGATGTTGTTTTGCACATAATCAGGAATTATACTATGGAATCTGGAGTTAGAAATTTAAAGAGAATTCTAACTAATTTGTTTAGAATGATTGTAAGAGAGTTGCTTTATACTTACTCAAAGGAAGATATAATTAGAGGAAATTTTTATTTTCCAAGTTCCTTAATACATGGTAGCAATATGCTCTTTACTCATGATCCTGATATTCCTGGTATTTATAAAATAATTAATATGAATAATTTTCATGTATATATGGATTGTGAATATAAATTTAATTTAGTGAGAAGTGATTCTTCTGGATTTGTTTATGGTCTTGCTTGGACAAGTTATGGGGGTGCTGTACTTCCTATTGAGGCTATTAAGTTTGATAAGAAAGGAGATATTATTTTAACGGGTAGTCTTGGTACTGTTATGAAGGAAAGTGTCCAATTGGCTTATTCTGTTGTGAAAACTTATTCTTCTGAACTTAATTTTAATGTAAATGAGATTCCTGAGATTCATCTTCATTTTCCAGAAGGAGCTACACCAAAAGATGGACCTTCAGCGGGGATTACTATTGCAACAGCCATAGCTTCTGTGCTGTCTGGTAAGAAAATACCTTTGGATCTTGCTATGACAGGGGAAGTTACTCTTAAGGGTTCAATTCTTCCTGTGGGGGGCATTAAGGAAAAGGTGCTTGCAGCTTATAGGAGTGGTATAAATAAGATTATTATTCCAAGAGATAATGAAAAAGATTATGTTAAGATTCCAGAAGATATTAGGTATAATATTGATGTTAGGTATGTTTCTCATGTGGGAGAGGTGTTTGACTATTTAAATATCATTTAGGGTTTGATGTACTATGAAGTTTTATAAAGGAGGAAATATAATATGAAAGATGGGGTTAGGAAACCTTCAGGTAGTAGAATATCATTTAATTCTCAGCGTTCTACTAAGAATACAATTCAAAATAATTTTTTACATTTTTCTAATAATAATTTTAGAAAGAGTTTTACTAAAAGGAAGAAAGGCAAGTAACATGATTACTTGCCTTTCTTGTCTTATGCTCTCTTAGAATAATATTCAACTATCATTTGTTCATTTGCAAGCGTAGGTATTTCATCTCTTGAAGGCGGACGGGTTACCTTTACATTTAAGTTATCAGCGTTTACTTCTATCCAATTTGGCAATTTTCGAAGAGCTGATGTTTTTTCTATGTTGGATCTAACTAGTTTTTTTAGACTGTCTTTTTCTTTTACTTGTATCATGTCATTTGCTCTTAGGGTAATAGATGGAATTGTAACTCTTCTTCCATTAAGCATAATAATTCCATGTGAAACTATTTGTCTTGCGTGAGCCCTTGAAATGGCAAATCCAGCTCTGTATACAACATTATCAATTCTTCTCTCTAGTAATGCTAAAAGATTATTTCCTGTAACTCCATGCTGTCTTCTTGCTTCCTTGAAAATATTAGTGAGCTGTCTTTCACTTACACCATAAGTGAACTTTACCTTTTGTTTTTCTATGAGTTGTTTTCCATATTCCGTGATTTTAGCGCGCCTAGACCGTCCATGCATTCCAGGTGCATTAGGTTTTTTTTTAAGCAGTTTGTCATATTTAGGCTGTTCGAAAACATTTACACCAAATCGCCTAACTAATTTTCCTTTAGCTATATTTTTTCTGTTCATTTATTCCTCACATTTAAATTGCAGGAGTAGGACTCGAACCTACGACCTTCGGGTTATGAGCCCGACGAGCTACCTTTCTGCTCCATCCTGCTTTTTACAGTATAATTTAACACAATTTTACTTTAGTTGTCAATGGATTTTATTTTTATATTAGGATATATATTTCATATATTTCTTTATGGTGTTTCTTTACAGTATATTTTATTTTTTCTATTTTGTGTATTAACTTTTTTAAATCATTTTCATAGTTTAGATCTAATTTTATATAGAGATTTAAGTCGTTTCCTTGATACAAAAAGTTAAGCTCTTTAAAATTGACATTGATATCTTTTAATGTGTTTTTTATTTCTCTTTTTAAGTCTATATCTTGTTTTGATAGAAGGTTATTAGCATTGTTTATGATCACATGGAGTCCTTCTTTAATCATCATAAAGCTAATAAATATAGATATTATTTTATCAAATCCTGTCCATATATAATTTGCGAGTAATAAACTTAGTGTAGTACCTCCGTGAGAGAATATGCAGTTTTTGTCAGATGATGATAGTGCTAAAAGTAAGTAGTTGTTGTACCTTTTACCAATTTGGAATTTTACTAGATATTCGACTATCTTTACTAAAAAAAATATAAAAGGTATTAATGGTATCCAGATACTCTTTTTAAAAGAATGATTTGAGAAAATTTCTAATATATTTTTTTTGTCTTCATGATAATGCTTATGGTTATGATGGTGGATATGTAATCCGTATTCACTTTTAAAACTTGTTAATTTGTTTAGTCCTGTTGTATTTAAAAATATTGTAAATCCTGATGTTATTATAATTATTCCTATGATCAATGATATCAAGTTTTCCATTTTTTTATATCCATAAGGATAATAAATTGTTTCAGGCTTATTTGTAATTTTTAAACTAAAATAGGTAATTGTAGATAGTATAAAATCTGATGTAACATGAAGTGCATCTGCGATGAGTGCGAATGAATTAAAAAGCATTCCAACAGTGAGTTTAGATGTTATTGATGCTACTTCTGCTAATACTGAGATAAGTCCTATTCTCATTATGAGTATATTTTTTTTTGTTTCGTAAGTTAGATCTTTCTTATATACATTGTTGTCATTTACAAATCCTAGACTTTTTAGTTCTTCTTTTATATCATTAATTTCGCATAAGACTTTGTGCAGTTTGTTTTTTTTGCTGTAATAAATTAAGTTATTAATAAGTATTCTTTCTATTCCTTCTGCTTGAAAGTTTGGATCAATATAGAAATTGTTAATTTTAATTTCTTTGTTTTGTATTTTGGCTTTCAAATATGAAATTGTTTTAATATTATTTTCTATATATGTTATGTAAATCTCGTTTTTCTTTAAGCTTTCGAGTTTTAAGTGAGTGTATTTGTTGATATTTTTGTTGTTGATCATCTTTACCATGTTTGCATTTTCTCTTTTTTGTATTGTGTAATCCTGTTATATGTAAAGATAGCATTATTTTTTTTAATGTTCAATTGATTTTTAATATCCTAAATGATTCGAGAGGAGGATTTATGTTAAAATCTCAATTCTTTGTTAAGAAATGTAAAAGATGTATTTCTGAAAATGAAGTTTTAATAAATAATGTTAAGAGTGTTGAGAATGTTTTTTATGATTTTCTTAAAATTTTTGATAGAAAAGCTTTAGAGAGTGCATTTAATTATTATTATGAAAATTTTGACTTTGATGAAGGAATATATTCTTTTATCGATAGATTTATTCCAATTATTGATTTTTTGTCATTAGAGGTATTGGATTATGAATTTAATATTAATGAGAAAAAGCTTATATTAGAAATTTTTGATTCTTCAGCATACTCTTTTGAGGTTGACAAGTTAAATGAGTTCGCTAGAGCTGTTGTTTCTCTGGGTATTTTAAATTGATATCCAGATTTTGTTTTTACATGGGTTTTTGAATTATGTTGCTTGATTTGTCTTAAGTATTCTTGATAATTCTTCCTTATTGAATGGAATTTTCAGTAAATCTTTAAGTGTATAAATTTGTGAAACTTTTTTATTGGTGTTAAATTGATAAGGATCTGTTATTAATATCTGAGTATCTTCTTCGAAGAATTCTGACATTACTTGACGACATATTGCGCATGGAACACTTGCTGGAGTTGTTGTGATTAATATAAAATCTATTTTCTGTGTACCTACAGATGATATCATATTTATTATTGCGGCTTGCTCTGCACAACGAGTTGCTCCAAAACTTGCGTTTTCAACATTTGAACCTTGGAAGAATGAGTTGTCTTTAGTTTTAATGCAGGCGCCCACTTTAAATTTTGAATATGGTGAATATGCATTATTTCTTGCAGTTTCAGCCAATTGAAATGCTTTCTCAATTGCATTTTGTTTGACATTTTCCACTTAAATCCTCCTAATTTTTGATATTATCAATTATAGCACGTGTTTATAATTTTCTGTTAAAATATTGTAGAATGTTTAGTTATAACGTGTAATTGTTGATTTATGTGAAAGGTTTATGAATATTTTTTTATGATAGATGTTATTGAATTTATTAGGAAATATAATAATTTTATTATTGTGGGACATAAGGATCCTGATTTTGATTGTATTGGCTCATCTTTGGCTTTAGCTTCTTTTTTATCTAGAATAGGTAAGAAAGCTATAATGTTAAATGAAGGTCCTTTTGTAAGGAAGGAGATAATTCCTTTTAAAGATAAATTTTTGTCTAAATGGCCAGATATTGATTCTTTAGATCATGGTGTTATTATTTTGGATTGCTCGATATTTGATAGAATAGGAGATGAATTTGTTTTTTATGTGAAAGATATGCCTATTCTTGTTATTGATCATCATGCATCAGGTGATAAGTTAGATGCTCCTGGATATATTGATCCTTTTGCTCCTTCAACTACTTTTTTGATTGAGAAATTAGTTAGAGCATTCGGATATGAAGTCACTAAAGAAGAAGCATGGTACATTTTGGTTGGATTTTGTACAGATACAGGATTTTTTAGATTTATTTCAAGAAGTGATCCTGAACCTTTTGAGATGATAGCTAGGCTTGTATCTAAGGGTTTGAGCCTTAAAGATATTTATAATTATGTTGAATCTGTTAAGAGTTTATCTTCAATAGATATGCTTAGTACTATGCTAAACAATCTTAAATCTTATTTCAATGGCAAGGTATTGCTTACTATTTTACCTTTTGATTCTAAGAAGGAAAATAATGTCAGTGGTGTTAATGACCTGTTTTATTCACTTCTTGCTAATGTTGAGAATAATGAAATATTGGTTGTTTTGAAAGAGACGGAAGATGGTTCTGTTTTGGTGGGGCTTCGTTCTAGAGAATATTTTGATGTTGGCGAGCTTGCAAAATATTTTGGAGGTGGGGGACACAAGCATGCCAGTGGGTTTAAAGTTAAAAATAGTTCTTTAAATTTTTTAGAGAATCAAATTATTGCATACATCAAGGATACTATTAAGTCTTAAAGTTTGTTAAGGGAATTTGTCCTTTTGGATTAAAATCTTCTGTCAAAGTTAGGAGTCCAGATTTAAATGATAGTGTTGTTGTTCCGTATACTATTACTATATTTTGTATCCAGTCTAGTTTTTTTATGTGTTGAGGTGTAAGTGAGACGATTGTACTTATTTTATCCTTATATTCTTTTAGGTTTTCTATGTATTTTCGACTAGCAGGTGTTGAAAGATTAAAAATGACTTGTTCATGTTTTTCAATTAGGTTTTTTATTTCTTTTAGTTTTGTAGGGTTTATTCTGTTTAAGGGGTAATAATCATAGTAATAGACAGAACTATTTTGAAATATTTTCTTACCTTCTTTTATCATTGTGTGATAAGGTGATATTAAGAGTGTTTTTTTATGCTTTGATATCTTTTTTGATAACTTTATTTTCGTTATTCCTCTTAATGTACTTTGTTCAAAGAATTTTTCAGCTTCTTTAGTAGGTATTTTTTGGGCATTTTTATAATTTGGATAAATTTCAGTTTCGTTTTTTTTCTCTTTTAAGTATTCTAATTTTATTCGAAGTATTCTTTTGTTAGATTTTATAATATTTTCTTTTATTTCATTATCTTTTTGCATGAGGTTTAGTAATTTATTGTAGGCGTTATCTTGTATGTCTTCGTTTAATGATATTAATAAAATATCAGTTTCAGTTCTAATAATTCTTTCTATTGTGTCATAAATGCTTTCATTTTTATATTTTACTGCATTCATTAATAAATCGTCTGTTATTATTAAATTGTCATATTTTAATTGTTTCCTGAGTAGTTCCTTTATTATCTTAATTGACGATGATGCAGGTATTTCTTTGCCATTTGTAAGCATTGGGTAAGCTAAGTGTCCACTCATAATCATTGGAATATCTTCTTGTATTAATATTTTGTATGGCAATAGTTCGTTTAAGTGCACTTCTTTTAAATTTGAGTTTATTATTGGCATTTCTATGTGAGAATCGACAGTGGTATTGCCATGTCCAGGGAAGTGTTTTGCTGTTGAGATTATTCCTGCTTGTTTTTGTCCTTTGTAAAAAGCTAAAGCAAAAAGAGAAACGATTTGTGGATTATTTGAATATACTCTTGGTCCTATTAGAAAATTTTCTTCATTGCTGTAAATATCTGTTATAGGTGCAAAATTTAGATTGATTCCAAGTTGTCTTAACTCATTTGCTATGTGATATCCTGTAAGATAAGAATCATTTGGTGATAAAGTAGCTGTAATTCCGAGATTTCCTATTGTTTTTGATGTTTTGAGTTTTATA
The DNA window shown above is from Borrelia anserina Es and carries:
- the lon gene encoding endopeptidase La, producing the protein MKSILNLINSKQDDLPVIFLRQNVFFPNVALWVNFDDSVSINAICQSMLEGRLIVFLYFNDLKSGNDEEINLENLYPIGTYAKVIQVIKVSETLVKILVDFQDRVIIKSVLKKDNYFRAKVDFISDKCEFNSELFTYSKFLREAYETYRSYLPVKTLEEDGSSNFFDSPVKFVDVIASSVNLGYKVKMELLQELDVKVRIEKLIINLSIETELLILKKDIKTKVKTKLDKGQREYFLNEQIKEIQKRLGRDEADYLERLSFKNIPEAIKSRIEKEISRLTHMNTNSPDANIVRNYVELLLDLPWNENTVMNNSLRDIELVLRNSHYGMNEAKEKIINFLAVYYINSKVQAPILCLVGPPGTGKTSVALSIAKSLSREFAKISLGGLRDETEIRGHRRSYVGALPGVFINAIKVAGKSNPVILLDEIDKINSTYKGNPEAALLEVLDAEQNTRFVDHYLEIPYDLSNVLFVATANSLHEISKPLLDRMEIIKVEGYSFIEKLEIAKNFLIPNIIKESFLNKVYVKIEDDVVLHIIRNYTMESGVRNLKRILTNLFRMIVRELLYTYSKEDIIRGNFYFPSSLIHGSNMLFTHDPDIPGIYKIINMNNFHVYMDCEYKFNLVRSDSSGFVYGLAWTSYGGAVLPIEAIKFDKKGDIILTGSLGTVMKESVQLAYSVVKTYSSELNFNVNEIPEIHLHFPEGATPKDGPSAGITIATAIASVLSGKKIPLDLAMTGEVTLKGSILPVGGIKEKVLAAYRSGINKIIIPRDNEKDYVKIPEDIRYNIDVRYVSHVGEVFDYLNII
- the rpsD gene encoding 30S ribosomal protein S4, coding for MNRKNIAKGKLVRRFGVNVFEQPKYDKLLKKKPNAPGMHGRSRRAKITEYGKQLIEKQKVKFTYGVSERQLTNIFKEARRQHGVTGNNLLALLERRIDNVVYRAGFAISRAHARQIVSHGIIMLNGRRVTIPSITLRANDMIQVKEKDSLKKLVRSNIEKTSALRKLPNWIEVNADNLNVKVTRPPSRDEIPTLANEQMIVEYYSKRA
- a CDS encoding cation diffusion facilitator family transporter, with translation MVKMINNKNINKYTHLKLESLKKNEIYITYIENNIKTISYLKAKIQNKEIKINNFYIDPNFQAEGIERILINNLIYYSKKNKLHKVLCEINDIKEELKSLGFVNDNNVYKKDLTYETKKNILIMRIGLISVLAEVASITSKLTVGMLFNSFALIADALHVTSDFILSTITYFSLKITNKPETIYYPYGYKKMENLISLIIGIIIITSGFTIFLNTTGLNKLTSFKSEYGLHIHHHNHKHYHEDKKNILEIFSNHSFKKSIWIPLIPFIFFLVKIVEYLVKFQIGKRYNNYLLLALSSSDKNCIFSHGGTTLSLLLANYIWTGFDKIISIFISFMMIKEGLHVIINNANNLLSKQDIDLKREIKNTLKDINVNFKELNFLYQGNDLNLYIKLDLNYENDLKKLIHKIEKIKYTVKKHHKEIYEIYILI
- the cdd gene encoding cytidine deaminase — protein: MENVKQNAIEKAFQLAETARNNAYSPYSKFKVGACIKTKDNSFFQGSNVENASFGATRCAEQAAIINMISSVGTQKIDFILITTTPASVPCAICRQVMSEFFEEDTQILITDPYQFNTNKKVSQIYTLKDLLKIPFNKEELSRILKTNQAT
- a CDS encoding DHH family phosphoesterase, producing the protein MIDVIEFIRKYNNFIIVGHKDPDFDCIGSSLALASFLSRIGKKAIMLNEGPFVRKEIIPFKDKFLSKWPDIDSLDHGVIILDCSIFDRIGDEFVFYVKDMPILVIDHHASGDKLDAPGYIDPFAPSTTFLIEKLVRAFGYEVTKEEAWYILVGFCTDTGFFRFISRSDPEPFEMIARLVSKGLSLKDIYNYVESVKSLSSIDMLSTMLNNLKSYFNGKVLLTILPFDSKKENNVSGVNDLFYSLLANVENNEILVVLKETEDGSVLVGLRSREYFDVGELAKYFGGGGHKHASGFKVKNSSLNFLENQIIAYIKDTIKS
- a CDS encoding glycoside hydrolase family 3 N-terminal domain-containing protein, translating into MDNKELLGQMFMISYPGEQITKFVLNFIKKKNLGGIKIFGWNAKNLHKLLDSINKAQSISQNNRFKIPLFIATDQEGGWTQHIKLKTSKTIGNLGITATLSPNDSYLTGYHIANELRQLGINLNFAPITDIYSNEENFLIGPRVYSNNPQIVSLFALAFYKGQKQAGIISTAKHFPGHGNTTVDSHIEMPIINSNLKEVHLNELLPYKILIQEDIPMIMSGHLAYPMLTNGKEIPASSSIKIIKELLRKQLKYDNLIITDDLLMNAVKYKNESIYDTIERIIRTETDILLISLNEDIQDNAYNKLLNLMQKDNEIKENIIKSNKRILRIKLEYLKEKKNETEIYPNYKNAQKIPTKEAEKFFEQSTLRGITKIKLSKKISKHKKTLLISPYHTMIKEGKKIFQNSSVYYYDYYPLNRINPTKLKEIKNLIEKHEQVIFNLSTPASRKYIENLKEYKDKISTIVSLTPQHIKKLDWIQNIVIVYGTTTLSFKSGLLTLTEDFNPKGQIPLTNFKT